A single region of the Lonchura striata isolate bLonStr1 chromosome 19, bLonStr1.mat, whole genome shotgun sequence genome encodes:
- the ENGASE gene encoding cytosolic endo-beta-N-acetylglucosaminidase — MAEAAEAAEGPARRGKRTGAEPGAAAEEPAEAERAARRRRSRDGDGDGHGVRDRDRDGEVGAGRGAGGARPSSTSRGSLQPAADIQGTTVLHDTISDRPQPLPARYFDTKTTEPISFFLTGLEELLAWQPNSNDDFNVSAVPLAKRQPPLHSSRPRTLVCHDMRGGYLEDRFIQGSATRNPYVFYHWRYIDIFVYFSHHTVTIPPVVWTNAAHRNSVPVLGTFITEWTDGEKLCEAFLAGGEEAYGAVAEQLARIAQHYRFDGWLINIENTLSAAAVGNLPLFLQDLTARVHSAVPGGLVIWYDSVLKDGTLRWQNELNNANRMFFDACDGLFTNYNWKEEQLERTQRLAGPRLNDVYVGVDVFGRGDVVGAGFDTYKSLRLIRQYGLSAAIFAPGWVYEHLGKENFLQNENRFWGLLAEYLPTHSICTLPLTTSFSLGMGTSTFMDGKDEESGPWYDLSAQDIQPLYPEHQGMLSTSCCLQDAWCGGSSLQLQGTIPSGEERVAVRLFSLQMPAPPKIFLTMLYKLEGPQPDDFTVALEVTTWDSEMCFEGNPTSLPEPNGRYHPRFLPAPPPSLAKLLAACHRGSHGWTSRCYELELQDCSLRDLSLIVSRQQPSLQETSFTCLLGEVRVSACYGLVETPAPCPPCSGKVGAACPDPDSAVVPSQVLDTASVAASPPQVHSVMASQLWWQEGPEPEQLSLSLTLRWSFPPGRARWFRVLSQGARCRLGQTAPQVLGLAQGCLFRAVGLSVPQPAPGQSCRLELLVELVLRDELPVDPERWGRLVLVYSAPGSGTSSDGH; from the exons atggcggaggcggcggaggcggcggaggGGCCGGCGCGCCGCGGGAAGAGGACGGGAGCGgagcccggggccgcggcggagGAGCCGGCGGAGGCGGAGCGGgccgcgcggcggcggcggag CCGGGACGGGGACGGTGATGGGCATGGGGTCCGGGACCGGGACCGTGATGGGGAGGTCGGCGCTGGCCGCGGTGCTGGCGGAGCCCGGCCCTCATCCACCTCCCGGGGCAGCTTGCAGCCGGCGGCGGACATCCAGGGAACCACGGTCCTGCACGACACCATCAGCGACCGCCCGCAACCCCTGCCAG CAAGGTACTTTGACACGAAGACCACGGAGCCCATCAGCTTCTTCTTGACCGGCCTGGAAGAGCTGCTGGCCTGGCAGCCCAACAGCAACGATGACTTCAATGTGTCAGCTGTGCCTCTGGCCAAGCGCCAGCCCCCGCTCCACAGCAGCAGGCCCCGGACACTGGTGTGCCACGACATGCGTGGCGGGTACTTGGAGGACAG gTTCATCCAGGGCTCGGCTACACGCAACCCCTATGTCTTCTACCACTGGCGCTACATCGACATCTTTGTCTACTTCAGTCACCACACTGTCACCATCCCGCCCGTGGTCTGGACCAATGCAGCGCACCGGAACAGCGTCCCTGTGCTGG GCACATTCATCACGGAGTGGACAGACGGGGAGAAGCTGTGCGAGGCGTTCCTGGCCGGCGGGGAGGAGGCGTACGGCGCCGTGGCCGAGCAGCTGGCCCGCATTGCCCAGCACTACCGCTTCGACGGCTGGCTGATCAACATAGAGAACACACTGAGC GCAGCGGCGGTGGGGAACCTGCCCCTCTTCCTGCAGGACCTGACGGCGCGGGTGCACAGTGCCGTGCCGGGTGGGCTGGTGATCTGGTATGACAGTGTCCTGAAGGATGGCACACTGAGGTGGCAGAATGAGCTGAACAATGCGAACAG GATGTTCTTTGATGCCTGTGACGGGCTGTTCACCAACTACAACTggaaggaggagcagctggagcgtACACAGAGGCTGGCTGGTCCACGCCTAAATGACGTTTATGTCGGCGTTGATGTCTTTGGCCGTGGGGATGTGGTTGGTGCTGGCTTCGACACTTACAAG TCCCTGCGCCTGATCCGCCAGTATGGCCTCTCTGCAGCCATCTTTGCTCCTGGCTGGGTCTATGAGCACCTGGGGAAGGAGAACTTCCTGCAGAACGAGAACAG GTTCTGGGGCTTGCTGGCAGAGTACCTGCCCACCCACAGCATTTGCACACTGCCCCTCACCACCTCCTTCAGCCTGGGCATGGGCACCAGCACATTTATGGATGGGAAG GATGAAGAGTCTGGACCCTGGTACGACCTGAGCGCACAGGACATCCAGCCACTGTACCCGGAACACCAGGGCATGCTGAgcaccagctgctgcctgcaggatgCTTGGTGTGggggcagctccctgcagctgcaggggacCATTCCCTCTGGCGAGGAACGCGTGGCTGTCCG CCTCTTCTCTTTGCAGATGCCGGCCCCCCCCAAGATCTTCCTGACCATGCTCTACAAGCTGGAGGGGCCACAGCCTGATGACTTCACAGTGGCACTGGAGGTCACCACCTGGGACTCAGAGATGTGCTTTGAGGGCAATCCTACCTCCCTGCCTG AGCCCAACGGCCGGTACCACCCCCGGTTCCTCCCGGCACCGCCGCCCAGCCTCGCCAAGCTGCTCGCCGCCTGCCACCGTGGCTCCCACGGCTGGACCAGCCG GTGCTatgagctggagctgcaggactgCAGCCTGCGAGACCTCTCCCTGATTGTGTCCCGccagcagcccagcctgcaGGAGACATCCTTCACCTGCCTCCTCGGGGAGGTCCGGGTGAGTGCCTGCTATGGCTTGGTGGAGACACCTGCCCCGTGCCCCCCTTGTTCCGGGAAGGTGGGGGCTGCCTGCCCTGACCCTGACAGTGCTGTGGTTCCCTCGCAGGTGCTGGACACGGCCAGTGTGGCGGCCTCCCCACCGCAGGTGCACAGCGTGATGGCCTCTCAGCTCTGGTGGCAGGAGGGCCCCGAGCCCGAGCAGCTCTCGCTCAGCCTCACCCTGCGCTGGTCCTTCCCGCCTGGCCGTGCCAGATGGTTCCGTGTCCTGAGCCAGGGCGCCCGGTGCCGCCTGGGCCAGACAGCGCCgcaggtgctggggctggcgcAGGGCTGCCTGTTCCGGGCTGTGGGGCTGTCGGTGCCACAGCCGGCGCCCGGACAGTCCTgccggctggagctgctggtggagcTGGTTCTGCGGGATGAGCTGCCTGTGGACCCCGAGCGCTGGGGCCGCCTCGTGCTGGTCTATTCCGCACCAGGCAGTGGCACCAGTTCAGATGGGCATTAA
- the C1QTNF1 gene encoding complement C1q tumor necrosis factor-related protein 1, with product MEGLWVQGVLLIFLLIFLLPCPVGSQTSSIPAQRWWTDPNEAPSQHQAARATQEQKVDDAQEGLPPQPRCVRCCPPPEKRFYPHYQPVPQINMTILKGEKGDRGERGMQGKFGKTGVAGSRGHAGPKGQKGSMGAPGERCKSHYAAFSVGRKKPLHSNDYYQTLIFDTEFVNLYEHFNMFTGKFYCYIPGIYYFSLNVHTWNQKETYLHVMHNGAEVVILYTQVSDRSIMQSQSVMLELKEQDEVWVRLYKGERENAIFSDEYDTYITFSGHLIKYSGDP from the exons AtggaggggctgtgggtgcaAGGTGTCCTGCTGATCTTCCTGCTGAtcttcctgctgccctgccctgtgggGAGCCAgaccagctccatccctgcccagcgATGGTGGACAGACCCCAATGAGGCCCCATCCCAGCACCAAGCTGCCAG GGCCACACAGGAGCAGAAGGTTGATGAtgcccaggaggggctgcccCCACAGCCCCGCTGTGTCCGCTGCTGCCCCCCACCCGAAAAGCGCTTCTACCCCCACTACCAGCCTGTGCCTCAGATCAACATGACCATCCTGAAAG GAGAGAAGGGGGACCGCGGTGAGCGTGGCATGCAGGGCAAGTTCGGCAAGACGGGGgtggctggcagcaggggccACGCAGGGCCCAAGGGACAGAAGGGCAGCATGGGCGCCCCTGGGGAGCGCTGCAAGAGCCACTACGCTGCCTTCTCCGTGGGCCGCAAGAAACCCCTGCACAGTAACGACTACTACCAGACCCTCATCTTTGACACGGAGTTTGTCAACCTCTACGAGCACTTCAACATGTTCACGGGCAAGTTTTACTGCTACATCCCTGGAATCTACTACTTCAGCCTCAACGTGCACACCTGGAACCAGAAGGAGACATACCTGCATGTCATGCACAATGGGGCAGAGGTGGTGATCCTCTACACCCAGGTGAGCGACCGCAGCATCATGCAGAGCCAGAGCGTCATGCTGGAGCTGAAGGAGCAAGATGAGGTCTGGGTACGGCTCTACAAGGGTGAGCGTGAGAACGCCATCTTCAGCGATGAGTACGACACCTACATCACCTTCAGTGGCCACCTCATCAAGTACAGTGGGGACCCCTGA